A single region of the Rhinoraja longicauda isolate Sanriku21f chromosome 12, sRhiLon1.1, whole genome shotgun sequence genome encodes:
- the prrg1 gene encoding transmembrane gamma-carboxyglutamic acid protein 1: protein MENVFLKQGEANSILKRYRRKNTFLEEVQQGNIERECREEVCTYEEAREAFENDEKTNDFWAVYVKEQNGDEGNGAGINMESVYLVAPLMAGLLVIIIILFVIWRCQVRKANCRQTTYAQTQHQANQPTRNLSVVVFGYNQHPVSPLDRLSSLQLEGTGGENSNQNGFPVRLSGLLNADLPPSYHEATGQVENLRINDEGRQNEDPPKYEEIAYANGS, encoded by the exons ATGGAAAATG TATTCTTGAAGCAAGGCGAGGCTAACTCTATTCTGAAAAGATACCGAAGAAAAAACACATTCTTGGAAGAGGTGCAACAGGGAAACATTGAACGTGAATGTCGGGAAGAAGTATGTACTTATGAAGAAGCAAGAGAAGCTTTTGAAAATGATGAGAAGACG AATGACTTCTGGGCAGTTTACGTAAAGGAACAAAATGGGGATGAAGGAAATGGTGCTGGTATCAATATGGAATCTGTTTACCTTGTGGCTCCTCTAATGGCTGGTCTTCTTGTGATTATTATTATACTGTTTGTTATTTGGAGGTGCCAGGTGCGAAAGGCAAATTGCAGGCAAACCACTTACGCCCAAACTCAACACCAGGCAAACCAGCCCACCAGAAATTTATCAGTGGTAGTATTTGGTTATAATCAGCATCCTGTCAGTCCACTTGATAGATTAAGTAGCCTGCAACTGGAAGGCACAGGTGGTGAAAACTCCAACCAAAATGGATTCCCTGTAAGATTGTCTGGACTCTTAAATGCAGATTTACCTCCATCCTATCATGAAGCTACTGGCCAAGTAGAGAATCTAAGAATTAATGATGAAGGAAGGCAAAACGAAGATCCTCCGAAGTATGAAGAAATTGCATATGCCAATGGTAGCTAA